Below is a window of Lytechinus variegatus isolate NC3 chromosome 4, Lvar_3.0, whole genome shotgun sequence DNA.
ataacttatgaaatattcaaaagattaaaaataaattgggtgtgtaggtagatgacaccaaaatacacgCTAAGTTTGAATtcggagtccgcaggtcaaaggtcacagctcatatGTGCGAGTTGGTTCAATAATATGGTATGAATTTCTGATCGCGTTAAGCGGGGTCATCTGTGTCCTTTGGACACGTCATAGTCTCTATTCTCTCTTTACTTCCACTATCATTGTACTCGCtgtcttctctcttttctttcttctcacaTTTTGTTCGCactccactctctctctctctctctctttcaacccatcttcctctttctctGAGCCTTATTTGTGTGtgtctctttctccctcttctaTATCTGTTTCTTTCCCTTCATCTCTGCCTCCTTCTCCTCTGCACTCCATCCCATTCTCTCTCCACCCCCTTTGGTGCTTATTTCCTGTAAAGGAAAGCCAGCTGAATGCAATATGGTGTCCTCAAAAAGTGATAATAAACACGGTAATCTAGGTCAAGACAAAATGGTTCCATAGTAAAAACATAtagcatttattaaaaaatattgtacaaataTCATCACCTCAGTATTCACACATGGCATCAATCTCTGTTAGGAGACTCGGTAAACCACCGCTAATGGATAACTTGCCAGTAAAAACTTTTGTGTTGAAAAGAGATACGAGCATTTTGAAGAACTGATATGAAAGCTAACcaaaacttccaataaaaaatgaaatttagatTTGATATACAATTTGGGTTATCTGTGAAGTATACATATGTCCACCACAGAAGGTGCTTAATGCATTCTCATATACTCTGTTTGATTCATGCCCTCACTCCTCAGCAGTCAGGGAATTCTCTCCTGTCGATATCCATTTTgtacctgggtggagagtggcaaatataGATTCATGCCTTGTAAAACAATGGTAGTGCAGTGCAGAGATTTGAATGAAGAGCCTGATGATTCATCCATTCGATCAAAACACCTTGAGTGTTTAAATGTTGGTGTTAAAAGGTGGTGTTTGTGTTGGGTTAATATTAACACCACCCACAACACTTAACTTATCATTACCAGCACTGTCCTTGGAAAATCACCGAGTGACCTTTCAAACCACTAATCAAAAAAGAAAGTTCATTAATGATTGCAGTTCAAgtgtgatattttgaaatgtaataaaatactgATCTACTATTTTGCTCGCCTATACTCTCGGTTGAGGCTACTGCTTTTGGCTTTTCTGTTACGAGTCTGGTTCGAGACTACAGTATGCAGCCGCTGTTTGTAGTCTCCCCACATCAGACTCAAAATGGCAAAATAGTTGCAGTCTTCATCAGATCATACTGCAGGCTATTATTTAACAAGTCTATGATACATTGATATTACTTAACATACACATAGGTATATAACAACCTGATTGTTTGAGAGTGTTAACAGAATTGTGCATTCCATATTAACCTGCAACAAAAAGAGGAATCTAATCAATATTTGCGACTGATTGTGACATTTTGATTTGACAGAGACTAACAGTTACgattattttttacatatttttttttataattgattgtgttatttattaatttcttccTTTAGAAAACAGTATGAAGACTTTCTAGTAAACGATCATTTTCACagttaatatcattgcattacTTGTACCGTATCTTCCCCCTTCAACTTGTGTTTTTGTACTCTTAGcgttttttctcctttttcctaCATTGAATTTACtataatgatatatataaaattttgttttttattaacaTTGTTGTGTTTTTACTGTTTTGGCGATCCAGCCTTACAGGTTTCTTAAAACCTCCATGGAAAGCCATGCAATTAATTTTATTATCTAAttacattatttgatgtttctttgtatttttatcctatttgcgaaataagaattgaattgaattgttacCAATTCAACAGGTAACAATAAGAACAACAAGCTTGCTAAATTGAGGGCAGCATTGAACgatcataattatacaaatacaGAACTTGTCCAGAATATGGGttatttctttataaatatgttgattaaTGTGCATTTGATCACATGGTTTCATGAAAAGCACCACAGAAAAGACTGATGTACATTATTCACAGTGGCGGACAGTGaaccggaggagacaaagcattggaggggcacagcattgttcacaaacaatacagtgccccacCAAtcattgtctcctccgggtcaagGTACGCGACTGATTATTCATTCACTTGAGGAAATTTCCAACCTAAAGTAGGCAAGATCAAAAGATTACTTCATGTAGCCACATTTCACACAAATGTATTCTGAAGTCCACTTCAATTAGGCAATGGTCTAACTAACATAAAATTGTGGGGAGACCgactaaaaatgtcaaatttttgtgtacattgtacgtttcttatgttAACTGTGTTCTTTCCCCATGGTGtaatagtgaaaaaaatgacatttaatgaatttttaaggTTTAAAGAATGACCCAGAGAGGTTGGAATTTTATTGTACTTTGAAAAATGGAGTGGTGTGAGGGATCTGGGGAGagcttcatcatcaacatttttgacCGACAAGTTGTCGGGCCTGACAACctttccttaattttgattAGCTGAGAAGCTATTCCGATTTTAACTGATGGATAAAACGCCTgacaattcatttcatgaaaagaccCTAGATGGGATTCAGACTACAAGGCTTGTGTGCTCCTAAGATTCAACTGTGGTCCCATTTATTCAGTTTGTTGTCATCATTAGCCAACTGCGAACATGCAGACAGGAAGCGTCCTACAAATCCACCTTTGACCCGTTCATGTCATCACGAGATGTCAACAGCACAAACAGGGCCACGTTCGTCTATGTGATACTGCGATCCTTTCTGATGAGCATCCAGGATCCCATACTTTCCGCAGCCCAAACGGTCACCAAGGTTTCCTACTTCGTCCCATGTACTCACTATGATGTTGGTTTTCATCAAATATATCAggtcaacacacacacacataatagTCTCAGTCCCAGAGTTTTATAAGTCCATCCCATCCACATGTTATAACTTTTGACGTTTCATGAGGGTGCCATAAACAGCCGATGCAAACGCCGTCATGTGCCTTCAACTTGGTGTATAATTTTGTGGTCTTCCAGTCCCATACATTCAATTTTCCGTCGGCATCTCCAGATACAATGTAACTGTAGATAATTACGAAAAagaacattgatgaattggattACTTTATGGCAGTTGACTGTCGATGAAGTAAATGCTGAGAATTATCAAGAGGAAAATAAGTTTGTATGCTACTCTGATGGAAAGCTAGTGAAGATGGGTGTATCATAacaggggctgcggaagcggTCTTTTAATTTTTTAGGTAACAGGAAAATTGACTAATGACTGGTACTAACAACTAGTTGTATTGACCAGTCATCGTTTTGTATAAGGATAATATATCCAATAACCAGGTTCCTCATCACGATCctattttttccaaaactgtgtataaaacgtaaaaattactgtatgattgtgattttttgcatggtcagccccccccactttgaaaaccattccacGGCCACTGCATAAGATTGGAATTTGGGGATTGTTTGATAAGAACTAAATTGGTAACATCATAAAAGGATTTATTGAAGTGAAAATAGGATTAACAACAGCTTTGATAATGCCCGAGCAATGTGATGTGCACTAAATGTTTTATAAGATCATGATGAGGAACCTAGTTATTGGATATATTATCCTTATACAAAACGATGACTGGCCAATACAACTAGTTGTCAGTACCAGTCATTAGTCAATTTTCCTGTTACCTAAAAAATTAAAAGACCGGTCATGTGAGAGATTTTAGCCCATCATTTTATAAGGTTCCATTTCATATAAAGAAATAGAATAGCTTTTGTCCCCGTCCATTCATAGTGATAagaatgaaaatgtgatttgtactgttaaacaagtggaatgcctctggcggtctcacctgcatcacgcgatgcaatatagcagcagtgctgattttgaaaactactataacttgcacaagatgttcagtgatacttggttactcttatttaaacatttaatgaactagaccaatacacttacagagatatgatggtaattcaacagataccccaacatggccaaagttcattgaccttacatgacctttgtccttgatcatgtgacctgaaactcgcacaggatgttcagtgatacttgattactcttatgtccaagtttcacgactcagatccataaactatcaaagttatgatggtgattcaacagatacccccattatggccaaagttaattgacctttgaccttggtcatgtgatctaaaatgtgcacaggatgttcagtgatacttgattactcttatgtccaactttatgaactagaccaacacactttcaaagttatgatggtaattcaacggatacccccattcggccaaagttctttgaccctaagtgacctttgaccttggtcatgtgacgtgaaactcatgcaggatattcattaatacttgattaaccttatggccaagtttcatgaactaagttcatatactttctaagttatgctgtcatttcaaaaacttaacctcaggttaagatttggtgttgatcccgtcggaaaagcggcgcctatatagtctcactctgctatgcaggtgagacaaaaacttgcTCTCTATCTATcattatttcaaacactttcTCCTAATATGATCGCTCACTGCGACTTCTCGTATTTGACTCTAAATTCTTACCTCATGTCTGGGGCAAAGTCCATCTGGCAAGCATAGCCAGCAACCATGTGACCTTTGAAGATCTTTTTCCTGTTCTGTCGGAACCTATTGATGGCGCTGTAGATGACGATCTGGTTATCCATCGACTGGCAACCCAGCCACTTCCCTACAGGTAGACAGAAAAATTGTATCCAATTCATCAGATTTCAAAGTTACCTTCAAGAACATGTAtggttaacctgttgactactgaACTCTGTGATTCCCATATACTTTGTACAGAGAACAGCAGGTAACATATGTAAACTAATTGTGACGATCATGAATAACATATAGTTGATTCTTTACTTGATCAGCATTTCtacttcaaattggcaacactaaAACTTTAATTTTCAAAGCTGCATATTTCCTTTCAAAGTTCGTGAGTCAGAAacattaacaagtggaatgcctctggccgtctcacctgcatcacgcggttcaatatagcagcagtgctgactttgaatactactctaactcgcacaagatgttcagtgatacatgattactcttatgtccactttttatgaactagaccaataaacttacagagatatgatggttattcaacaaaaaaccccaacatggccaaagttcattgaccttacatgacctttgaccttgatcatgtgacctgaaactcgaacaggatgttcagtgatacttgattactcttatgtacaagtttcatgaatcagatcaataaactttcaaagttatgatggtaattcaacagacacacccaattcggccaaagttcattgacctttgaccttggtcatgtgacctgaaacgcgcacaggatgttcagtgatacttgattactctaatgtccaagtttaatgaactagaccaataaactttcaacgttatgatggtaattcaacaaataccccgattcggccaaagttcattgaccctaaatgacctttgaccttaatcatgagacctgaaacttgcacaaaattttcagtgatgcttgattactattatgtccaagtttcatgaatcagatccataaactttcaaagttatgatgggaattcaacagatatccccaattcggccaaagttcattgaccctaaatgaccttggtcatgtgacgtgaaactcatgcaggatgttcagtgatacttgattaaccttatgtccaagtttcatgaactaggtccatatattttctaagttatgatgacatttcaaaaacttaacctcaggttaagatttcgatgttgattcctccaacatggtctaagttcattgaccctaaatgacctttgaccttggtcatgtgacatgaaactctaatcggatgttcagtaatacttgattaaccttatggccaagttttattaactaggtccatatactttcaaagttataacatcatttcaaaaacttaacctcaggttaagatttgatgttgacgccgctgccgtcgccatcggaaaagcggcgcctatagtctcactttgcttcgcaggtgagacaaaaatttatAAAGAATAGAAAAGAATGTACCGTTCTTTTTGTTAAAACAGTGATTTATATTAACTTCATATTGCTAACTGGATGcttttagttgtttttttttccaataaacaTTTCGAGTTGCATGTATTAAACAAATCATGGTGTGTTAAAAAAGTATGCATAATAtagtgtaataaaaaaaagaagcatgaatatacatgtttaATAAACAAGTGTGCAATACATGAGTGTCACAGTTAACTTTGTGACCCCTGTAAaattggttacacttcgtaatttcgaaggttcgtaattccgaaacacataaattgcctatacctcgatgtttgttaatccgaaaacgtaaaagggttcgttaatccgaacatttgtggcgttattccaaaggttcctcgttcgaaggttcgataatccgaaaacaaaataaggttcgatgttccgaaggttcgttagtccaaaaacgaaataaggttcgttgttccgaaggctcgttaatccgaaaacaaaataaggttcgttgttctgatgattcgttagtccgaaaacaaaataaggttcattaatcattacgttttcggacgaaccttcggaattacgaacctcatttcgtttttggattaacgatccttcggaattacaaacctcactttgttttctgacTAAcgaccttcggaattacgaacctcattttgtttttggactaatgaacctttggaattactaTCCTTCGGACATATGagcctttggaataacgaaccttcggaatatccgaaccttgggaataacgaagcttcggaattacgaatatGTGCTGTAAAATCACAGTCAATCATCCACTTACCGTTATGACTGAGTGAAACACTTGGCATACTGTGCATGCTGGGGTCTGCAATGTACTTGAAATCTACAGGTATGTCCCATTCCCACACCCTCAAACTCTTGTCGTCGGATGTCGTCACAAAACGTTTGTTATTATCGACGAACGTGATGGTGTTGACAGCACCCAAGTGGCGGTCGTATTCCTGAACGATCTCATTACTTCTAATGTCCCACTGTAAAAAGCAAACGAAATGCAAAGAAAAAATGGTTTTATTGCATTGCATATGTAAACTTGACATCATTCTGAATTCTCAGAGTGCATGTACTATTATTTCCTCTTGTATGTATTTTGTCTTGCTTATTTCGTACGCCTTGACTGTCATTTTCGACAGATATGTGTGCTATATATAAAACTTAAAataatttctattatttttaccctttccattaattttgtattatataCATCAACATATATCTCAAATAAATGAAGGGAAAGTGAACAAGCTCACTCTAAATGAAAATTGGAATTGGAAATAGAGTTTCAAATGGGCATCCCATTTGGCACCTCAGTAGTCTTCCATACCATTATAAAGAGATATTTGTGAACACCTATTGCGAGACTAACAACTAAATATAAAGGGGTTACTAAAAGTGTGAGGGGAGAAAGAGATTGATTGCAAATCATGAACAGTAAATGATGTTTCCTATGACACATTGGTTCTGCGATCTATTGCTCACATAGAGCAACCCGGGTGAGGTGAacgggtacccggtaggaagaaattccttgaatgcttgagcgccttggcagcccagctaaagccggggtaatatcaatagcagggcccgctgggagaacagtttttagaactgaagtggcttccctgtgtaaatatacctatattaatattgtaattattattattattgtagaaGAGTCATCAAATGAAACAATTTCAAGTAGAAAAGAACAAATTGTCCCCCCCACCCTGAGCAGTGTTCCTTTAAGTTGCTGAAGTTAAGTGCACTGATATCACTCCTTTACTGAACATGGAGCTTCTTCTTGGAAAGTTCACTTTAATGAGCCACCGGGCAAGATGGCTCTGTGGTCGAGTGTCTGCATCATGAACGGGGGGTCATGGGTTTGATCCCTGGTTGAGTCATaccataaataaaaaaaaaaacgggagcTTTTGACTTCTtactaggcgctcagcatttaggtTGAAGAAGGATAATAATATCATAGCATGTTATGCAGGCTAAAGAGGctaaaattgggaaaaaaaagatgttattctttattatcatcatcatcatcaaaactaataataattcaattatcAACAGCAAAATATCTACcatattttaatattatttagCTAATTAACCATAATAATCTACAAACCCATTCAGCCTGCCATAATCAGGTCACTTGTAATATCATGCATAACTTTACCAATGGTTTTATGAAACCAATCCCTTGTCAACCTACCTGAACTATTTTTTTGTCTGACATGCCAGCAACAAAGATGTGTTGTTTGTCTTCCTCTGGGTTGAACTTCACGCAGTATGGAACCTTACGACTTGTAAACTTCTCAATACATTGtcctgaaaaataaacaaaacggtagaacataatgtgatatgaatTAACAAATTAAATGAGATGCTACACTCGTATAATGCATTATTTATAAGGTATCTCTTGATAATTTCGTTGACAGACtgatttttataacaaatcatACACTGACCAGTTATGAATTTCCATTCAAGACAATAATAGACCATAATTCACTCATGATAATTGATAACCTTTATCATGATCCCAAATTATTCCACAACTTCATGTTATAATGATGATACATAGATTGTTTGTGatattcatttatcaaattaTATCTTTTCTTCTAGTCTATATTTCTTTCGTGTCAACAAATTACAGGCAATTTgcaattttgtgataaataaattgaatgtatCTTCATctttttagattaaaaaaatcttatctGGTTCCATTCCACATACTAGTAAATGTTCATAAAATCTGACAAAGTATGTAATTACAGATTGGTATGCACTTTCTTTAAGTAGTCAAATCTTTgcagtttcattaaaaaagtatataaaacAATCTGACTTGTGAAGAAAAATGAAGGCACATACCTGTTTCTGTGTCCCAAAGCTTGATGTAGCGATCATAAGCAGCGCTAAGGAACTTGGTCCCATCGTTGTTAAAGCACACATCCCTGACTGCCTGTTTGTGACCTGAGAACGTTCTAACTAACCTTCTTTGGTTATATACCTCCCATAGCTGAAggagaaaataacaaaacaattatGGAGTCATTGCAGATACCTAGATAATGATTTTTGAGTTGTAAAGATTTGACAACTGAATATTATCAATCTTCAGGAAAAGCATGATTTAGGAGATAATATCATTTGTTTCCTGCATTTTCTGCACAAGATATCTGAGGTTGATTCTTCTTGATCATAATGACTTTcagaagtgttttttttttgtgtgttaaaTATCTTTGTATTAGGGTGATTATGCTAACAGCACACTTTTGGGCATGTGAAGTCTGAGCATAAACGGTGCTCATGTGCAATGCACTTTTGATCTTTGTTGCCTTCACATTTATGAAAGAAACAGCTGAAAATTGCTAGACCCGACCATCATGATACTTCCTCTATATTCCTGGAAAAGATGACATACAAGTTAATTCGAtgaaattcattatattttcgcGTTTTCCTATTCTTCTCATTTAAAGAGTCAATTAATTTTTCTATCAATCTTTTGGCCCAGGATAGAATCAGTTTCACTTGTTGAATGAGTTGACAACTGGCACTCAAAAAAAGTGTGGTCTAAgttcaggggtggatccaggattttccaaaaggggggggggcacattttccaaaggaaaatttgataagcaaaaaaaaaagaaaagagagggaTTCTCACTTGtgtattaacaaaatattcccattaaaaatattttgtgtgactttcaagggggggggggcacttgtgTTTggatggcatatttacattacaaatattGACTATGACTTTGAAAAGGAGGGCATAGGCAGGAAAtggatgatttcaagttcagtgttgaccttttggtgttggtgtcaattattacacgattataacaccaaacataaaatgaagaaaagtcactcactagctAGTCCaaaatgtgatctggatcagttttacaaactctgaataagttctggagctaggggaagcaatcaaaatttcaacaccaacaccagacttgaaatcaccaaatgccccccccccgatctgcCACTGTCTGTAAAGTTAACCTAGTGTAGGCTAAACCATGGTTATCAGTATACTAATGAATATCAAAGTACCTTGATTTTGCTGTCCATGCCACAGGAGATAAGAAGATGTCCAGAGACTGGCAAGAGCCTGATGGCCGCCACACCTTTAGTGTGACCAGTCCATTGGTGAATGGTCTTCTTGGGGAGATAGCACTTGTCTGGAGGCAGCTCAGACCTGAGATCCACGTCCAGGTCTTGGGGTATGTGAAGGTAGGATCGACCCTGGTAGTCGTAGGCATCTTTGACTGGAAGAAAGGTTTTTgggggaggaaaaaaattggTTGGTCACGTAGGTGGATGTTGAATAGAGTATTTGTTGCTCTGTAAAGAAGGTCTAGGCAAGTTGAAGCAGTTTCGAAGCTTTCCATGGTTATTGAACAACATAGTGTTTCAAAGGTCTCACTGTACTGTatatgttttcttgaaaatgaaatttatctgATAGAACCTatcaaaatgtgatattttcagTCAATATGTTCCAACTGGCTTAACAGAAATGAGATCAAAGATGAGGaaaggttgaaaaaaaaacccacattaTTCTCAAAAGAAATCATACAATTTAAATAGTTGGATCTATAATGCAGAATTGTATGTTTATTTAATACTCTGTTTTCTTGGAATCTCATACATTCATCAATCTCTAAAACAAATTTGACACCTGATAAGCCTAAATGATTCATCTGAGATTTTTTAGATCATATGAAGtgacatttttaattatttaacaGTTTGTCATATCAAGTAAAACTAAGGGtcagactaaaaaaaaaaggttgattattttatagaATCACCCTTGACCTGTAAGCTAGAACTGCTTGATACGAACAATAAAGATATAATCACATACAAGAtaatctgggccctgtcttacaaagagttacgatcgatccaatcaatcataactcaatggaaatccatcagtgtcataatttcttctacaggaaatttgtaaaatgtccatTGTAAaccacaccaaattgtcaagaaatcaataaatttatggatatacattcatatataGAATTTTTgcacaaacatgcattttatatgttgacgttgctggccgtccatagttgatGAGATCAATATCAACTCTTTGTAAGCCTGGTGGTATGACTTACTGTGTAGTGTAGTCTTCTCTTCGGCTGGTTTATCATCCATCATCTTGCCTCTCTTAGCTCTCTTAGCAAGAATCTCATCTAACTCTGTC
It encodes the following:
- the LOC121414080 gene encoding pre-mRNA-processing factor 17-like, which gives rise to MAGIAALQAYGSDESDGDISDKESNSEDATAHLRPLEKDGTIKSLQVKLQLNAAPTVDETSDFGSNPYHQPLDPFTKTVSYNPQYDQMYKPQAGPVNPFKTQQQTAAKNTLSGYVEPAHLNPFHFENQRRTFSSYGFAVDPSVDTGGKHIVSNKEGTKPVEGKTVFEKVELREGDKRKRVKNKDASDIEGFEGPWGKYQDEKTVAKPSEEEQTELDEILAKRAKRGKMMDDKPAEEKTTLHIKDAYDYQGRSYLHIPQDLDVDLRSELPPDKCYLPKKTIHQWTGHTKGVAAIRLLPVSGHLLISCGMDSKIKLWEVYNQRRLVRTFSGHKQAVRDVCFNNDGTKFLSAAYDRYIKLWDTETGQCIEKFTSRKVPYCVKFNPEEDKQHIFVAGMSDKKIVQWDIRSNEIVQEYDRHLGAVNTITFVDNNKRFVTTSDDKSLRVWEWDIPVDFKYIADPSMHSMPSVSLSHNGKWLGCQSMDNQIVIYSAINRFRQNRKKIFKGHMVAGYACQMDFAPDMSYIVSGDADGKLNVWDWKTTKLYTKLKAHDGVCIGCLWHPHETSKVITCGWDGLIKLWD